In one Mucilaginibacter sp. PAMB04168 genomic region, the following are encoded:
- a CDS encoding efflux RND transporter permease subunit gives MFDKFIQRPVLSIVISLIIVFLGVLAITHLPVTQFPSISPPKVNITAEYPGANGELLIKSVVIPLERAINGVPGMKYMASDAGNDGEATIQVVFNLGTDPNQASVNIQNRVASVVNKLPPLVVREGVKITREESNMLMYINLYSKDPHMDQKFLFNFADINVLSELKRVDGVGVADILGNREYAMRIWLKPDRMLAYKISSEEVMKALDEQSLEASPGKTGESSGKRSQSFEYVLKYPGRYTTKEGYENIILRSSSDGEILRLKDVAQIEFGSSMYDIYSNLNGHASAAITVKQSYGSNASQVIKDIKSKMEEIKKSSFPKGLDYEISYDVSKFLDASIEKVIHTLVEAFILVGIVVFLFLGDWRSTVIPAIAVPVSLIGTFVFMQFFGITLNLITLFALVLAIGVVVDDAIVVIEAVHANMEEFHLSPLKATKKAMHEISGAIIAITFLMAAVFVPVAFMSGPVGIFYRQFSITMATAIILSGIVALTLTPALCAMMLRNNHGKTKKATVLDKFLGGFNNGFNRLSGRYQRILGSIVNRRMITFGLLIAFCTGIYFLNNSLPSGFIPNEDQGMFYAIIQTPPGSSLERTNQVAEKLQKIAEGVEGVQSVSSLAGYEVLTEGTGANSGTCLINLKSWEDRKNSVQDIIKELEEKSQDITGATIEFFQPPAVPGYGAAGGFELRLLDKAGSGDFKKMETVSRDFVRELNKRPELSSVFTFYSASFPQYMLRVDNDIAQQKGVTIENAMNTLSTLVGSNYETNFIKYDRQYKVMVQALPQYRALPEDILKLYVKNDRDEMVPFSAFMKMEKVYGLSEITRHNMYNASEISGAAAPGYSSGAAISAINEVAQKTLPRGFGIDWAGISKDEVARGNEAIYIFLICLAFVYLILAAQYESFILPLAVILSLPAGIFGAFLLLKLLGLENNIYAQVAMVMLIGLLGKNAVLIVEFAVQKHRSGESVLKAAMEGSAVRFRPILMTSFAFIAGLIPLVLASGPGAIGNRTIGSAAAGGMLFGTVFGVLIIPGLYYVFGTIAAKHVLIKDEEENPLTEEIDHNV, from the coding sequence ATGTTTGATAAGTTTATACAGAGGCCAGTCCTCTCCATAGTTATATCGCTCATTATAGTGTTTCTGGGGGTGTTGGCTATTACCCACTTACCGGTAACACAATTTCCGTCAATTTCGCCGCCAAAAGTGAATATTACGGCTGAGTATCCCGGAGCAAATGGCGAGCTCCTTATTAAATCGGTAGTTATACCTCTCGAACGTGCGATTAACGGCGTACCGGGCATGAAATACATGGCATCTGATGCTGGTAACGATGGTGAGGCCACCATACAGGTGGTATTTAACCTCGGTACAGATCCTAACCAGGCATCAGTAAATATCCAAAACCGGGTGGCATCGGTAGTTAACAAATTGCCGCCGCTGGTAGTGCGTGAAGGGGTGAAGATAACCCGCGAAGAATCGAATATGCTGATGTACATTAACTTGTACAGCAAGGACCCACACATGGACCAGAAGTTCCTGTTCAACTTTGCCGACATCAACGTATTATCTGAACTTAAGCGGGTTGATGGGGTAGGTGTTGCCGATATTTTAGGTAACCGTGAGTATGCCATGCGTATTTGGTTAAAACCCGACCGTATGCTGGCCTATAAAATCTCTTCGGAAGAAGTAATGAAAGCGCTTGATGAACAGAGTTTGGAAGCCTCGCCCGGTAAAACTGGTGAAAGCTCGGGCAAAAGGTCACAGTCTTTTGAGTACGTATTAAAGTATCCCGGCAGGTATACCACTAAAGAAGGATACGAAAACATCATTCTAAGATCTAGTTCAGATGGTGAGATACTTCGCTTAAAAGATGTGGCTCAAATAGAGTTTGGCAGCTCCATGTACGATATCTATTCTAACCTGAACGGACATGCTTCGGCAGCCATCACCGTAAAGCAATCTTATGGCAGTAATGCCAGCCAGGTAATTAAGGATATTAAATCCAAAATGGAAGAGATCAAAAAGAGCTCATTTCCTAAAGGCCTTGACTATGAGATTAGCTATGACGTTTCCAAGTTCCTCGATGCTTCCATCGAAAAAGTAATTCACACGCTGGTAGAAGCATTTATCCTTGTGGGTATTGTCGTATTCCTGTTCCTGGGCGATTGGCGCTCTACCGTAATTCCAGCCATCGCAGTGCCGGTATCGCTTATCGGTACGTTCGTGTTTATGCAGTTCTTCGGCATTACGCTCAACCTTATAACTTTATTTGCATTAGTACTGGCCATAGGTGTGGTGGTGGATGATGCCATTGTGGTTATTGAAGCGGTGCATGCTAATATGGAAGAGTTTCATCTTTCGCCACTAAAGGCTACTAAGAAAGCCATGCATGAAATTAGCGGAGCCATTATTGCTATTACGTTTTTGATGGCCGCAGTATTTGTTCCGGTTGCATTTATGTCGGGGCCGGTTGGTATATTTTACCGGCAGTTCTCCATCACCATGGCAACAGCTATTATTCTTTCGGGTATAGTGGCGCTAACATTAACACCAGCACTTTGCGCCATGATGCTTAGAAATAATCATGGAAAAACTAAAAAGGCAACGGTTCTGGATAAGTTTCTTGGTGGCTTTAATAACGGCTTTAACCGCCTTTCGGGCAGGTACCAAAGGATACTCGGGTCTATTGTTAACCGGCGGATGATCACTTTCGGTCTTTTAATCGCTTTTTGTACCGGTATCTATTTCCTGAATAACAGCCTGCCTTCAGGGTTTATCCCCAACGAGGATCAGGGTATGTTTTACGCTATCATCCAAACGCCTCCGGGATCATCACTGGAAAGAACTAACCAGGTAGCCGAAAAACTGCAAAAGATTGCGGAAGGTGTTGAAGGTGTACAATCTGTTTCATCGCTGGCAGGTTATGAGGTGTTAACTGAAGGAACCGGCGCCAACTCCGGAACTTGTTTAATTAACCTAAAAAGCTGGGAAGATCGTAAAAACTCGGTTCAGGATATTATTAAAGAGCTGGAAGAGAAATCGCAGGATATTACCGGTGCTACTATCGAGTTCTTTCAGCCACCTGCTGTTCCGGGTTATGGCGCTGCCGGTGGTTTCGAGTTACGCCTACTGGATAAAGCTGGAAGCGGCGACTTCAAAAAAATGGAAACGGTGAGCCGCGATTTCGTGAGGGAGCTGAACAAACGTCCAGAACTGTCGTCGGTGTTTACTTTTTATAGTGCCAGTTTTCCGCAGTACATGCTACGTGTTGATAATGATATTGCACAGCAAAAAGGGGTGACTATTGAAAATGCCATGAACACTTTGTCTACGCTTGTTGGTAGTAATTACGAAACCAACTTCATTAAATATGATCGGCAGTACAAGGTAATGGTGCAGGCTTTACCACAATACCGCGCCTTACCCGAGGATATTTTGAAGCTGTATGTGAAAAATGACCGCGATGAAATGGTTCCTTTTTCGGCTTTCATGAAAATGGAGAAGGTATACGGTTTATCAGAGATCACCCGGCATAACATGTACAATGCTTCTGAAATAAGTGGTGCAGCTGCACCGGGTTACAGTAGCGGTGCAGCCATTAGCGCTATTAATGAGGTTGCTCAAAAAACCTTACCAAGGGGTTTCGGTATAGACTGGGCAGGTATATCTAAGGACGAGGTTGCCCGTGGTAACGAAGCCATCTATATATTCCTTATCTGTTTGGCGTTCGTGTACCTCATTCTGGCTGCGCAGTATGAAAGCTTTATATTGCCTTTGGCAGTTATTCTTTCACTTCCTGCTGGTATTTTTGGAGCCTTCTTGTTGCTGAAACTGTTAGGCTTGGAGAATAACATTTATGCCCAGGTTGCCATGGTAATGCTCATCGGTTTATTAGGTAAAAATGCCGTGCTAATTGTAGAGTTTGCTGTTCAGAAACATCGTTCGGGTGAGTCGGTACTTAAAGCAGCGATGGAAGGTTCGGCTGTAAGGTTCCGTCCAATCCTCATGACCTCATTTGCTTTTATTGCAGGTTTAATTCCATTGGTGCTGGCTTCTGGTCCTGGTGCCATAGGTAACCGGACTATTGGCTCTGCGGCTGCTGGAGGTATGCTGTTTGGAACTGTCTTCGGTGTTTTGATCATACCCGGATTGTACTATGTGTTTGGCACCATCGCAGCAAAACATGTGCTCATAAAAGATGAAGAAGAGAATCCATTAACCGAAGAAATCGATCACAATGTATAA
- a CDS encoding TolC family protein, with product MYKYNLHKCIGLVGICLAIASCKAPAIIQTTENRSVPESFGTGRDTTNISTIQWRNFFNDQNLVSLIDTALKNNQELRITLQDIEIARNDIRLRQGPLQPTVGYRVGAGVEKVGRYTSQGAGDASTDIAPGREVPDPLTDITAALYANWEVDIWKKLHNAKKAAITRYLSTVEGKNFVLTNLVAEVANSYYELLALDNQLAIVQQNISLQKNALEIVKVQKEAARVNELAVQKFQAEVLKSQSLEFEIHQKIKETENRINFLLGRYPQEIVRDRSNFLVLTPTVVNSGIPSQLLANRPDIKQAELELVAAKLDVKVARAEFYPSFGISAALGFQAFKPSYLVKFPESLLYSLAGDLAGPLVNRSAIKAEFYSANARQLQAMYNYERTILNAYMEVSTQLSNISNLSKSYELKSKQVDALTRSINISNDLFKSARADYLEVLMTQRDALESKLELIDTKKEQFNAVVNVYKYLGGGWK from the coding sequence ATGTATAAATATAACCTACATAAATGCATTGGCCTGGTAGGTATTTGCCTGGCCATTGCAAGCTGTAAGGCCCCGGCCATTATACAGACTACTGAAAACCGGTCGGTGCCCGAATCATTTGGCACCGGTCGGGATACTACCAATATATCGACCATACAATGGCGAAACTTTTTTAATGACCAAAATCTTGTCAGCTTAATTGATACGGCACTGAAAAATAACCAGGAGCTGAGGATTACCCTGCAGGATATTGAGATTGCGAGGAACGATATTCGTTTGAGGCAAGGGCCGCTACAACCAACAGTTGGGTACAGGGTTGGAGCTGGTGTAGAAAAAGTAGGCAGGTACACCAGTCAGGGAGCGGGCGATGCTTCAACGGACATTGCTCCTGGCAGAGAGGTGCCCGACCCTTTAACCGACATTACAGCTGCGCTATATGCGAACTGGGAGGTTGATATTTGGAAAAAGCTGCACAATGCTAAAAAGGCCGCTATAACCAGATACTTGTCTACAGTAGAGGGCAAGAACTTTGTGCTTACTAATTTGGTTGCCGAGGTGGCTAATTCATATTATGAATTACTGGCCCTGGATAACCAGCTGGCAATTGTGCAGCAAAACATCAGCCTGCAAAAAAATGCCCTTGAGATTGTAAAAGTGCAAAAAGAAGCCGCCAGGGTAAATGAGTTGGCTGTTCAAAAATTTCAGGCTGAGGTACTAAAATCTCAAAGCCTGGAGTTTGAAATTCATCAGAAGATAAAGGAGACTGAGAACAGAATCAACTTCCTGTTAGGCCGCTATCCGCAGGAGATAGTTAGGGATAGAAGTAACTTTTTGGTTTTAACGCCTACGGTAGTCAATTCTGGTATACCGTCGCAATTGTTAGCTAACCGTCCGGATATTAAACAGGCCGAGTTAGAGTTAGTAGCTGCAAAGCTGGATGTGAAAGTTGCACGGGCCGAATTTTATCCATCTTTCGGTATCTCAGCGGCTTTAGGCTTCCAGGCTTTCAAACCATCTTATTTGGTTAAGTTTCCTGAGTCGTTACTTTATTCATTAGCCGGAGACCTGGCCGGGCCGCTTGTTAACCGTAGTGCTATTAAAGCTGAGTTTTACAGCGCCAATGCAAGGCAGCTGCAAGCCATGTATAACTATGAGCGTACCATATTGAACGCTTACATGGAAGTTTCTACTCAATTATCAAACATCAGTAACCTGAGTAAAAGTTACGAACTGAAATCGAAGCAAGTAGATGCACTAACCCGGTCTATTAATATATCTAATGACCTATTTAAATCTGCCCGGGCCGATTACCTGGAGGTTTTGATGACCCAGCGTGATGCACTGGAATCTAAACTTGAACTGATAGATACTAAAAAAGAACAGTTTAACGCTGTCGTTAACGTTTATAAATATTTAGGTGGTGGTTGGAAATAA
- a CDS encoding alpha-ketoglutarate-dependent dioxygenase AlkB: MEQLCFFPETGQSKDLPNHLLEYKPGVFNLRQSDALLKQFITQTPWKQQVRMMYTKEVITPRLTAWYGDPEAYDYQSLGKTKPYSWTPELLLIKDVVEHIAGVTFNSVLLNYYRDGNDSVAWHSDKEEILGKNPIIASVSFGQVRSFDIRNKDNHHAKYSVKLEHGSFLLMKAGLQENWEHRIAKSVKPMKPRINLTFRIVK; encoded by the coding sequence ATGGAGCAGCTATGTTTTTTTCCGGAAACAGGACAAAGTAAAGATTTACCTAACCACCTGCTGGAGTACAAACCAGGTGTATTTAACCTGCGCCAGAGCGATGCCTTGCTAAAGCAGTTTATTACTCAAACACCGTGGAAGCAACAGGTACGCATGATGTATACCAAAGAAGTAATAACACCAAGGCTTACTGCCTGGTACGGAGACCCTGAAGCATACGATTACCAGTCACTTGGAAAAACCAAGCCCTATAGCTGGACACCCGAACTGCTCCTCATTAAAGATGTGGTTGAGCATATAGCGGGCGTTACTTTTAACAGCGTGTTACTGAATTATTACCGAGATGGCAACGACTCGGTAGCCTGGCATTCAGACAAGGAGGAGATTTTAGGAAAAAATCCCATTATAGCTTCGGTTAGTTTTGGGCAGGTGCGCAGCTTTGATATCCGTAATAAGGATAATCATCATGCTAAATATTCAGTTAAACTTGAACATGGCTCATTTTTACTGATGAAGGCAGGCTTGCAAGAAAACTGGGAACACCGTATAGCCAAATCTGTAAAACCTATGAAGCCACGGATTAATTTAACTTTCAGGATAGTGAAATAA
- a CDS encoding Error-prone repair protein ImuA, producing the protein MENSRASLISRLQGDILRWQGFQTPVAGKAKSIGLGPLELAFPNGVFPTGSIHEMLCPTAEHTASTAGFLSGLLATLMAGKGVCLWISTSRKLFPTSLNGYEVEADRVIFVDARRELDVLWAAEEALKCEGLAAVVAEVAEISFAQSRRLQLAVEASRVTGFILRNNLKKLTPTVCVARWQIKPLPSRQEDELPGVGFPQWQVELLRVRNGNPGTWKLEWTDTGFMPVEENLAAYPEQHLNVG; encoded by the coding sequence ATGGAAAATAGTAGAGCAAGTCTCATATCCCGCTTGCAAGGAGATATTTTGCGTTGGCAAGGTTTTCAAACCCCGGTAGCAGGCAAGGCAAAAAGTATAGGGCTTGGACCGCTGGAGTTGGCTTTCCCAAATGGCGTTTTTCCAACAGGTTCAATTCATGAGATGCTTTGTCCTACGGCCGAGCATACGGCTTCTACAGCAGGGTTCCTTAGCGGCTTATTGGCTACCCTTATGGCAGGCAAAGGTGTATGCCTATGGATCAGTACTTCGCGGAAACTTTTTCCAACATCGCTTAATGGTTATGAAGTAGAGGCTGACCGGGTCATATTTGTTGATGCGCGGCGTGAGCTGGATGTACTTTGGGCGGCAGAAGAAGCGCTCAAATGTGAGGGATTAGCTGCCGTAGTTGCCGAAGTTGCCGAAATTAGTTTTGCGCAGTCGAGGCGGTTGCAGCTAGCTGTAGAGGCAAGCCGGGTAACAGGCTTTATTTTACGAAATAACCTAAAAAAATTAACCCCTACCGTTTGCGTGGCCCGTTGGCAAATCAAACCATTGCCTAGCCGACAGGAGGATGAATTGCCGGGTGTGGGCTTTCCACAATGGCAGGTAGAGTTGCTTAGGGTACGTAATGGTAACCCTGGTACTTGGAAACTGGAATGGACTGATACGGGTTTTATGCCGGTTGAAGAAAACCTGGCAGCATATCCCGAACAACATTTAAATGTGGGTTAG
- a CDS encoding DNA polymerase Y family protein produces MSKRFISIWFRHLLTDWLALRRPELKAVPFVLAAPVHNRMVIIAANNLAEAQGITAGTTAADAKAVIPDLLVIDAVPGQAEKILKAAGGWCIRYSPVVAIDLPNGLIINASGCAHLWGGEEAYLQAILTALKNKGYHVRGAMASTIGAAWAMARYGSNKLIIPPADQATALLALPPIALRLESLLLERLHKLGFYTIQKIAVLPRRALQRRFGMELLLRLDQAFGHEEEHLEPLNPPEPYHVRLPFLELIRTPEAIAQAILKLLEMMCLRLRQEGKGLRSAILKGYRIDGKLVNIAIGTNRPVVHIEHLFKLFELKIPQIEPALGIELFTLDAPRVEDLSADQEALWASDGCGLNTIALSELLDRLANKLGTGSIQRYLPQERYWPEHTIRLANTLTERTEANWRIGKPRPTILLPKPERIEVTALLPDNPPMLFIYKGVRHIIRKADDAERIEREWWRDKGQHRDYYVVEDQEGRRYWLFRSGHYNSESSEWYIHGFFA; encoded by the coding sequence ATGTCAAAACGTTTTATTTCCATATGGTTTAGGCACTTGTTAACAGATTGGCTGGCACTGCGCCGGCCTGAATTGAAGGCAGTACCTTTTGTGTTGGCAGCGCCAGTGCATAACCGCATGGTCATAATAGCGGCTAATAATTTGGCAGAAGCACAAGGAATAACTGCCGGCACTACAGCTGCAGATGCTAAAGCGGTGATTCCTGACTTGCTGGTAATAGATGCAGTGCCCGGACAGGCCGAGAAAATATTAAAAGCAGCAGGAGGGTGGTGTATCCGCTATTCGCCGGTAGTAGCAATCGATCTGCCAAACGGGCTCATCATAAATGCCTCTGGCTGTGCACATTTATGGGGAGGCGAAGAAGCTTATCTTCAAGCTATTTTAACCGCCTTAAAAAATAAAGGCTATCATGTACGTGGTGCAATGGCTAGTACTATCGGTGCAGCCTGGGCTATGGCACGCTATGGCTCAAATAAACTGATCATCCCTCCCGCAGACCAGGCTACTGCGCTGTTGGCACTGCCCCCAATTGCCTTACGACTGGAGTCATTGCTTTTAGAACGACTGCATAAGTTAGGCTTTTACACCATTCAAAAAATTGCCGTTTTGCCACGCCGGGCGCTGCAAAGGCGTTTTGGAATGGAATTGCTGCTCCGCCTGGATCAGGCCTTCGGTCATGAAGAGGAGCACCTGGAGCCATTAAATCCGCCCGAGCCGTATCATGTCAGGTTACCTTTTCTGGAACTTATTCGCACGCCGGAAGCCATTGCACAAGCCATTCTGAAATTATTGGAAATGATGTGCTTGCGGCTAAGACAGGAAGGCAAAGGGTTACGTTCGGCTATATTAAAAGGCTATAGGATAGATGGTAAGCTGGTTAACATAGCTATTGGCACCAATCGTCCTGTGGTACATATTGAACATTTATTCAAATTATTTGAGCTGAAAATACCACAAATTGAGCCGGCTTTAGGTATCGAATTATTCACGTTGGATGCGCCCCGGGTGGAAGACTTATCAGCCGATCAGGAAGCCCTGTGGGCTTCAGACGGCTGTGGGCTGAATACAATAGCTCTATCCGAATTACTGGATCGGTTGGCCAATAAACTAGGTACAGGTAGTATACAGCGATACCTGCCGCAGGAACGCTACTGGCCCGAACATACTATCCGCTTAGCCAACACACTTACAGAACGAACTGAGGCAAACTGGCGGATTGGTAAACCCAGGCCAACCATTTTATTGCCCAAACCAGAAAGGATTGAAGTAACTGCCCTGCTGCCCGATAATCCGCCTATGCTATTTATTTATAAAGGTGTACGGCATATTATTCGGAAAGCAGATGATGCTGAACGGATTGAACGGGAGTGGTGGCGTGACAAGGGGCAGCACCGGGATTATTATGTAGTTGAAGACCAGGAAGGGCGGCGTTACTGGCTTTTCCGTTCAGGGCATTATAATTCAGAAAGCTCGGAGTGGTATATACATGGTTTTTTTGCCTGA
- a CDS encoding error-prone DNA polymerase: MEYAELQVTSNFTFMLGGSHPEELAGCAAELGYTKIAITDRNSVAGVVRAHIAAKAKGISIIPACRLDLIDGPSLLAYPTDITAWGRLCALLSLGNLRTEKGKCELYKQDVYNHKAGIKFMIIPPAKLNRQFNFDDKFIAEVAEYRVAFGESLYVAASRTYSGYDSKRLYRISQLGVPMVATNDVHYHEPQRRELQDIQTCVREKCTIDTAGFKLHANAERYLKPIEELQRLFRQYPDAIARTLEIAEACTFSLDTLKYLEPEWVSPDGRTADEHLREHTLIGARKFFGKEVPLKVSKQIEFELAFFARKKLAPYFLRVFAYTQKAEELGILYQGRGSAANCTVCFCLGITPVNPTKSNLLFSRFMSDARDEWPDVDVDFEHERREEIIQWIYETYGRDHAAIVATVTQERHKGAIRDVGKAMGLSEDTIKRLGGAIWSFSDEGFDRERIIGQGLNPDDPHLQKVLQLTDQLMGFPRQLGQHTGGLVIMQCKLSDLCPVMNARMADRTQLEWNKDDLEALGILKVDVLALGMLTCIRKAFDLLKQHYNKQYTLESVPQDKEEVYDMICKADTLGVFQIESRAQMSMLPRLKPRVFYDLVIEVAIVRPGPIQGDMVHPYLRRREDPSLIDYPSEELKKILGRTKGVPLFQEQAMEIAIVAAGFTPAEADQLRRSMATFKAKGLVSQFQKKLVDGMTKKGYDEEFAKRIFKQLEGFGSYGFPESHAASFAHLVYISSWLKCYYPDVFAAALLNSQPMGFYQPAEIVDDAREHGVVVRPVDINYSYWDNTLEEKDSKYFVLRLGFRQVKGLREEDMNMLVAKRGQGYQTIQQLSDAGLLQAAIEKLTDADAFRSLGMDRRQALWEVPALSDKPTGLFKGQPSESAQEGQMALPLMGLSEHVVQDFAVTGLSLKAHPVSFVREDLDLLHVVTTAKLKTMKNGDPVKVAGMITVRQRPGTAKGILFITIKDETGFTNLVVWSKFFDEYRKEIIQSRLMMVEGTLQIEGQVIHVIVKRCFNMNGLLRKLTANQDQAPLLTLARGDETTLPPPEQQRGAVKKEVFYKGRNFQ, from the coding sequence ATGGAATATGCAGAATTACAAGTAACAAGCAATTTTACCTTTATGCTGGGTGGTTCGCACCCTGAGGAGCTTGCCGGGTGTGCAGCCGAATTAGGTTACACAAAAATTGCCATTACCGACCGTAACAGCGTGGCAGGCGTAGTACGGGCACATATTGCAGCTAAGGCCAAAGGTATTAGCATTATTCCAGCCTGCCGGCTAGATCTCATTGATGGGCCAAGTTTGCTGGCTTACCCAACAGACATTACAGCCTGGGGGCGTTTATGCGCCTTGTTATCACTTGGTAACCTGCGCACGGAGAAAGGCAAATGCGAGTTGTATAAACAGGACGTGTACAATCATAAGGCAGGGATTAAATTTATGATTATACCACCTGCCAAGCTAAACAGGCAGTTTAACTTTGATGATAAATTTATAGCTGAAGTAGCAGAATACCGGGTGGCTTTTGGTGAATCTTTATATGTGGCCGCCAGCCGTACTTACAGCGGTTATGACAGCAAGCGTTTGTACCGTATCTCACAATTAGGCGTTCCAATGGTGGCAACTAATGATGTGCATTACCATGAGCCTCAACGGCGCGAACTACAGGATATACAAACTTGCGTTCGCGAAAAGTGTACAATTGATACGGCTGGCTTTAAGCTGCATGCCAATGCTGAGCGCTATCTTAAACCTATTGAAGAATTGCAACGCCTCTTCAGGCAATATCCGGACGCTATTGCGCGTACACTGGAAATTGCCGAAGCCTGTACCTTTTCATTAGATACGCTCAAATACCTCGAACCGGAGTGGGTAAGTCCTGATGGCCGTACGGCAGATGAGCACCTGAGAGAACATACCTTAATTGGCGCACGGAAATTTTTCGGTAAGGAGGTGCCTTTAAAAGTGTCAAAGCAAATCGAATTCGAACTGGCATTTTTTGCCAGAAAGAAACTGGCTCCTTATTTTTTGCGGGTATTTGCATATACACAAAAAGCAGAAGAACTGGGTATTTTGTACCAGGGGCGTGGTTCGGCGGCCAATTGCACGGTTTGCTTTTGCCTGGGTATAACCCCGGTAAATCCTACCAAGTCCAATCTGTTATTCTCCCGTTTTATGTCAGACGCACGGGATGAATGGCCTGATGTGGATGTAGACTTTGAGCATGAACGGAGAGAAGAAATTATACAGTGGATATACGAGACTTATGGACGGGACCATGCAGCCATAGTAGCAACCGTAACACAGGAAAGGCATAAAGGCGCCATCCGCGATGTAGGGAAAGCCATGGGCTTATCCGAAGATACCATTAAGCGCTTGGGCGGTGCTATCTGGAGTTTCTCCGACGAAGGGTTTGACCGTGAGCGTATCATAGGGCAAGGCTTAAACCCCGATGATCCTCATTTACAAAAAGTATTGCAACTCACAGATCAGTTAATGGGCTTTCCACGGCAATTGGGCCAGCATACAGGCGGATTGGTAATTATGCAGTGCAAGCTTTCGGACCTGTGCCCGGTGATGAACGCCCGAATGGCCGACCGCACACAACTGGAATGGAACAAAGATGACCTGGAAGCATTGGGCATTTTAAAAGTTGATGTGTTGGCCTTAGGTATGCTAACCTGCATCCGCAAAGCTTTTGATCTATTAAAGCAGCACTATAACAAGCAATATACCCTGGAAAGTGTACCGCAGGACAAGGAAGAGGTTTATGATATGATCTGTAAGGCAGATACACTTGGTGTTTTCCAGATTGAGAGCCGGGCGCAAATGTCTATGTTACCCCGGCTAAAGCCGCGTGTGTTCTACGATCTGGTAATAGAGGTAGCCATCGTAAGGCCCGGACCCATTCAAGGCGACATGGTACACCCATACCTGCGGCGCAGGGAAGATCCAAGTCTTATTGATTATCCTTCAGAAGAGTTGAAAAAGATATTAGGTCGAACAAAAGGTGTCCCTCTTTTCCAGGAACAGGCCATGGAAATTGCTATAGTGGCAGCAGGCTTTACCCCGGCCGAAGCTGATCAGTTGCGCCGAAGCATGGCTACGTTTAAGGCAAAGGGTTTAGTAAGCCAGTTTCAAAAGAAGCTGGTAGACGGAATGACCAAAAAAGGATATGACGAAGAATTTGCTAAACGAATATTTAAGCAACTGGAAGGCTTTGGTTCCTATGGTTTTCCAGAAAGTCATGCTGCTTCTTTTGCACACTTAGTCTATATTTCCTCGTGGCTTAAATGCTATTACCCTGATGTATTTGCTGCGGCGCTGCTTAACAGTCAGCCTATGGGCTTTTACCAGCCGGCAGAGATTGTAGATGATGCCCGGGAGCATGGTGTTGTGGTTAGGCCAGTAGATATAAACTATTCTTACTGGGACAATACACTTGAAGAAAAGGATAGTAAATATTTTGTTTTGCGCTTGGGTTTCAGGCAGGTAAAAGGATTACGCGAAGAAGATATGAATATGTTGGTTGCTAAGCGTGGGCAGGGGTATCAAACTATTCAACAGCTTAGCGATGCAGGTTTGCTCCAGGCTGCTATCGAAAAACTAACCGATGCTGATGCCTTTCGTTCTTTAGGAATGGACCGTAGGCAGGCGCTATGGGAAGTACCGGCGCTGAGCGATAAGCCTACCGGGTTATTTAAAGGACAGCCTTCAGAAAGTGCGCAGGAAGGGCAAATGGCTTTGCCACTGATGGGGTTAAGTGAACATGTAGTGCAGGATTTTGCCGTTACCGGCTTATCGCTAAAGGCTCATCCGGTAAGCTTTGTACGTGAAGATCTGGATTTATTGCATGTAGTAACAACGGCCAAGCTCAAAACCATGAAAAACGGAGACCCGGTTAAAGTGGCCGGAATGATTACTGTGCGCCAGCGGCCGGGTACAGCAAAAGGCATATTGTTTATCACCATTAAGGATGAAACAGGCTTTACCAACTTGGTGGTTTGGAGCAAATTCTTTGATGAGTATCGAAAGGAAATAATCCAATCGCGACTGATGATGGTAGAAGGAACATTACAAATAGAAGGCCAGGTAATACATGTAATAGTTAAACGCTGCTTTAATATGAACGGTTTGTTACGTAAGCTTACCGCTAACCAGGATCAGGCACCGTTACTTACACTGGCACGTGGTGATGAAACCACCTTGCCGCCGCCAGAGCAACAACGGGGTGCGGTTAAAAAAGAGGTGTTTTATAAAGGACGAAATTTTCAATGA